ttctccttttagcttgtttttttatttcttttattcggCGCTCGGCTACTGTTGCCAAAACTAATAATCGTTTTCAAAGTTTCGTAATCGGGGAAAGTCTATGAACAAACGCTGTGTGTCCCTGAACGGGCAAACAGAGCGGTCAGGGGCTTTTCTGAAAAGGACAAGGAACAAACCATCACACCACAGAGAACAAACATGACAGCCAGAGCAATGAAACTGCTTCCACTGCTTGTAGGTATGTTTCCTACTTAATGTCCAGAACAcccttgtatgtgtgtgtgtgtgtatgtatgtgtgtgtgtgtgtgtgtgtgtgtgtatgtatgtgtatgtgtatgtatgtgtgttttttttatttctttttctgctttgcttcttttaattccttttcctttcctgtttttctCCTTCCTTCTGTTCTTTTATgcttttctcttcctccttcgTTTTTTCTTCCCTTCgttcatttgttgttttgttcctTCTTGCTGATCCTTTTTTTGACTTTCCCTCTTTTGTTGCAtcctatttttttccccttatttcCTTTCATGTAGCTGTCTTTCCTTCCTTTAGCTACTTTTTGTTCCTCCTTTCCCcccttgtttcttttttatttccttttcatcaTTTGTTggttctttccttccttcttttacGTATTTTCCTCACGTTCTCctttctttccatccatccttgTTTCTTTGATTTCCTTGTCTTTCATTATTtactttcttctccttttctttcttctttcttcctttgttATTTACTTCACTCCTTCTTTATTCACTCCTCATTTCAGGTTACCTTCTTCGGGTCCTTCCCTATGCATGCAGTCACGGGTAAACGGATGAAGAGAATCTACAGACACTTGATGTCTTGTGTTTTATTGCATGGACTGCAAGCTGTAGCTAAAACACTGGTCAGATATTATTCTTTCAATGGATGGTGCAACGTAACGTACGACGCAATCGCATCCTCACCCATTTCCTTTtgtctgtattaatgcattAACTAGCAGACTAAAACTAGGCGTACGTTATTACATCATCGTTTAACTCTTTTTAGCTGAGTCTCTCCGGATGACTCCTCTGTGTTCGGACCAATGCGCTAAAAAAACGTTaaggaacaaaaataaacaaacgtgAGCCCACATATCGTGCTCCGAGGATTAAACCATGAGCGTTAATGATTGATCTATGCTTTGCTAGCATTCCCAAAAAAAAAGCTAAGCTTTTTCTTTCACAAACAAACTCTGTGACATGTGAATCATTTGTGATTGTTTGCAGACTAGGCCTAAAATGTGATGAAGGTCTTTCAcgacaataaacaaacaaataaataaagagagtatgagaggtggagagagagagagagagagagagacagagagagagagagagagagagagagagagagagagagagagagagagagagagagattctgccAAGAGAGTCAGCTCCACCTCACCTGCCAGTGTCAGACTGAGCCAAGATCGAAAAAGAGCTTCATCCACCTAcacatgtataaacacacacacacacacacagagtgctgtCAGAAAATCAGAGGTGTATTCATCAGAGCTTAGCAGAATTTCCTAACACCTCGTGCTGCAAGCGATTGCGCAATCTGATTCAAATTCATCTCCTTTACGAAGATAAAGTCTGAGACTAAACGAGGTACTAAACGAGGTACTGATCGTGCACCGACTACAGCTTTGTGTGCTGGTGAAGTAAATACGAGAACAGGAGGGTTTTATGTCTAAGGACCTGCTTCAACTCGAGATATAATATCCAGATATATTTAGGTAAAACCCAGTGTGAGGCTTCGGCGCTCGGCTACTGTTGGCAAAACTAATAATCGTTTTCAAAGTTTCGTAATCGGGGAAAGTCTGTGAACAAACGCTGTGTGTCCCTGAACGGGCAAACAGAGCGATCAGGGGCTTTTCTAAAAAGTACAAGGAACAAACCATCACACCACAGAGAACAAACATGACAGCCAGAGCAATGAAACTGCTTCCACTGCTTGTAGGTATGTTTCCTACTTAATGTCCAGAACACccttgtatatgtgtgtgtgtgtgtgtgtgtgtgtgtatgtatgtgtgtgtgtgtgtgtgtgtgtgtgtgtgtgtgtgtgtatgtgtgtgtgtgtgtgtgtgtatatgtatgtgtgtgtgtgtgtgtatgtgtgtatgtgtgtgtatgtatgtgtgtgtatgtgtatgtgtgtgtatgtgtgtgtgtgtgtgtttgtgtgtatgtgtatgtgtgtgtatgtgtgtgtgtatgtgtgtgtatgtatgtatgtgtgtgtatgtatgtgtgtgtgtgtgtgtgagtgtgtgtatgtatgtgtgtgtatatgtgtgtgtgtatgcatgtgtatgtgtttgtgtgtatgtgtctgtgtgtgtgtgtgtgcatgtatgtgtatgtgtgtgtgtgtgtgtgtgtgtttctgaatgCGCCCAACACTGCTGAAGTGTTTTTTCACCAGACGTAAACCCAATGGTGTGCTTTAAATGCTTTGTGACAACTAGCTgattgttattgtgtgtgtgtgttgctaagCGCTGTCTTCGGCCACTGTTCAAGCACAGACCCCTTCGACCAACTGCTCCACATCCCAGTGGACCTTTGATGAGTTCTCAGAGAAGCTAAAGGTACTGTTGACTTTTTACTTCCTGCTTCTTTAACGTCCGGAGAAACGAGACGCTCTTCCGTTAAAGCAGCTACAAAAACACTGCAGTTCTCCGTAACGACTCTGTCTtgttctcttttgctctctagAAACTAATAAATGTAGTGAGAAAGCACAAGGTGTTTTATTTGGGACtgctacaaagcactgacactggagactccttccatctaTCGCTATAGAAACCGTAACATagaaaggaaataataataataataataataataataataataataataataataatctgaaccTTGCAGCTGTCAACactttctggccaatcagaatggagcTCATAACTGTATGTTTCTCCAGATCTCAGACGAGTGTATGGAAGCGCTCGCTGCTCAGTGGACAGAAAACCAAACCGCAGACGCGTTCAGCAACCTGAACCGACTTGCTGATGTTCTTAAGAAAACCCAAAAAGCAGGTGAATACGACTCTGAATATCTGTAACGTCTAGCTTTTTCTCATACGTGTAAAAGCACGTgatctctttattttatttcccgAACAGTGTGTAAGGACGCCACGCCTAAGGAATGCCCGGCTCCAGCAGTTCAGAGTAAAGGAGGActggtgtgtgtctctgctgACGGGAATCGCTTTTGTAAACCGATGTGTAATGAGGtatgaataaaagaaatcacaaaaacTCTCACACTGTTcgcaggaaaataaaaaataaaataaaaaaaggaaacaagaaATTAACACCAAAGCGCCCCCTTGTGGATAGATGTGGGATTTTCTCATGTCCAATCTAGACTCTCATTGCACTGTTCACACCcttgttctctctcacacacacacacacacacacacacacacacaccacacacacacaatcttttatCTATTATATCTAtaagatatattttttaacctttttaacaTTTCTCTTGCTCTCGTCCTGTGATTGTGAACGTTAAACTTGGACGTTGACACGGCGAGCTCCTCACCTTCAGCGTTACGACTTCGGGTTCCTGAGGATTTCCAGGCTGTTTGAGACATGCGGCAACACCACTGGCTACACGTGGACGACTCAGTACGTGGGCGGCAACAAGCTGGCCGTCTGTAACAGTAAGCAAAATCTTTTTGAATccacaaaagaaaataagtgcATGTTAGATCACGGTCTTTATCAAGCgctcttcttttattattattattattattattatcattatttttatagaatGTTTATCGTGTTTATAGTTACTACTATCATAACTAGTTAAACCTGTTTCTTACACCTTCGgtccaatcagaacaga
The Tachysurus vachellii isolate PV-2020 chromosome 6, HZAU_Pvac_v1, whole genome shotgun sequence genome window above contains:
- the si:ch1073-126c3.2 gene encoding uncharacterized protein si:ch1073-126c3.2 isoform X1, whose translation is MTARAMKLLPLLVTFFGSFPMHAVTALSSATVQAQTPSTNCSTSQWTFDEFSEKLKISDECMEALAAQWTENQTADAFSNLNRLADVLKKTQKAVCKDATPKECPAPAVQSKGGLVCVSADGNRFCKPMCNERYDFGFLRISRLFETCGNTTGYTWTTQYVGGNKLAVCNKSNVRVAGASSAYFPANQDCWTTKSNSVLEQEIINAFVIELSTKNINGPYTQSCLMCG
- the si:ch1073-126c3.2 gene encoding uncharacterized protein si:ch1073-126c3.2 isoform X2, yielding MTARAMKLLPLLVALSSATVQAQTPSTNCSTSQWTFDEFSEKLKISDECMEALAAQWTENQTADAFSNLNRLADVLKKTQKAVCKDATPKECPAPAVQSKGGLVCVSADGNRFCKPMCNERYDFGFLRISRLFETCGNTTGYTWTTQYVGGNKLAVCNKSNVRVAGASSAYFPANQDCWTTKSNSVLEQEIINAFVIELSTKNINGPYTQSCLMCG